In the genome of Pirellulales bacterium, the window GGCGAATTCAAGCGTGAAGCGGTGCAGATGCTGCTGGACGGCCACACGGCCGCTTCGGTGGCCGAGCGGCTGGTCCTGTCGGGCACGAATGTGTTGTACCGCTGGAAACAGGAGCAGCTTGACCGCACCGGCCCGGTGGCGACCTCACTCGAAGCCCGAGTTCGTGAACTGGAAAGCGAGTTGCAACGCATCCAGAGG includes:
- a CDS encoding transposase, with translation MLLDGHTAASVAERLVLSGTNVLYRWKQEQLDRTGPVATSLEARVRELESELQRIQRERDILKRVFARICGCFGTGSVIG